From the Oryza glaberrima chromosome 5, OglaRS2, whole genome shotgun sequence genome, one window contains:
- the LOC127773010 gene encoding light-harvesting complex-like protein OHP1, chloroplastic, producing the protein MAATATLAAPSFLAHQSILSHKPLRKLGLSLELPRTRSVKIRAAKLPAGVEVPRKQPKLSEPFLGFTRTAEIWNSRACMIGLIGTFIVELVLNKGILQMIGVEVGKGLDLPL; encoded by the exons ATGGCGGCGACAGCTACACTTGCTGCCCCCTCCTTCTTGGCACATCAGTCGATCTTGAGCCACAAGCCTCTGAGGAAGCTTGGTCTATCCCTGGAACTGCCAAGAACCAGATCTGTCAAAATTAGAGCTGCAAAGCTGCCTGCAGGG GTTGAGGTGCCGAGGAAGCAGCCAAAGCTGAGTGAGCCCTTCCTGGGTTTCACCAGGACTGCAGAGATATGGAACTCCAGGGCCTGCATGATTGGCCTCATTGGCACCTTCATCGTGGAGCTG GTGCTGAACAAGGGCATTCTTCAGATGATTGGTGTGGAAGTCGGCAAGGGACTTGATCTCCCTCTTTAA